In one window of Bradyrhizobium diazoefficiens DNA:
- a CDS encoding peroxidase-related enzyme (This protein belongs to a clade of uncharacterized proteins related to peroxidases such as the alkylhydroperoxidase AhpD.), producing MTKPAQRFPAPAIDTLPDDIRTRLLAVQEKSGFVPNVFLTLAYRPDEFRAFFAYHDALMEKDGGLTKAEREMIVVTTSAANQCQYCVIAHGAILRIRAKNPLIADQVAINYRKADITPRETAMLDFAMKISADAQGIAEEDFAALAPHGFSDDDIWDIAAISAFFALSNRLANFTGMRPNEEFYLMGRLPKK from the coding sequence ATGACAAAGCCCGCGCAACGCTTTCCCGCCCCCGCAATTGATACCCTGCCCGACGACATCCGCACGCGCCTGCTCGCCGTGCAGGAAAAGAGCGGTTTTGTGCCGAACGTGTTCCTGACGCTCGCCTATCGTCCGGACGAATTCCGCGCCTTCTTCGCCTATCACGACGCGCTGATGGAGAAGGACGGCGGGCTCACCAAGGCGGAGCGCGAGATGATCGTAGTGACGACCTCGGCGGCCAACCAGTGCCAATATTGCGTCATCGCCCATGGCGCGATCCTGCGCATCCGGGCCAAGAACCCGCTGATCGCCGACCAGGTCGCCATCAACTACCGCAAGGCCGACATCACACCGCGCGAGACGGCGATGCTCGATTTCGCGATGAAGATCTCGGCCGACGCGCAAGGGATCGCTGAGGAGGATTTCGCCGCCCTCGCCCCACACGGCTTCAGCGACGACGACATCTGGGACATCGCGGCGATCTCGGCCTTCTTCGCGCTGTCGAACAGGTTGGCGAATTTCACCGGCATGCGGCCGAATGAGGAGTTCTATCTGATGGGACGCCTGCCGAAGAAGTGA
- a CDS encoding Crp/Fnr family transcriptional regulator: MPGVAIRAALIKRLRISSAIAEEDIKEIEALPISVRQYPAETAVVRDGERATDCCLIADGFCARSKTIASGKRQILSLHIPGEIPDLMSLFLHVMDHDLSTLTPATLGFISHETLQKLHRRRPIVAEMFWRDTLIDAAMFREWIVNVGQRPAPARLAHVMIELRERLRIIGGVDGTSFEMPLTQEEIGEAMGITAVHANRVIRQLREEGIVELHRGRVTVLDERRFLELADFDGRYLRQSPTL, translated from the coding sequence GTGCCCGGCGTTGCAATCCGCGCGGCGCTCATCAAGCGCCTGCGCATCTCTTCCGCGATCGCGGAAGAGGACATCAAGGAGATCGAAGCCTTGCCGATCTCGGTGCGACAGTACCCCGCCGAAACGGCGGTGGTGCGCGACGGTGAGCGCGCGACCGACTGCTGCCTGATCGCGGACGGGTTCTGCGCACGCTCCAAGACGATCGCGAGCGGCAAGCGGCAGATATTGTCGCTGCACATCCCCGGCGAAATCCCCGATCTGATGAGCCTGTTCCTGCACGTGATGGACCACGATCTGTCGACGCTGACGCCGGCGACGCTCGGCTTCATCAGCCACGAGACGCTGCAGAAGCTGCACCGCCGCAGGCCGATCGTCGCCGAGATGTTCTGGCGCGACACGCTGATCGACGCCGCGATGTTCCGCGAATGGATCGTCAATGTCGGTCAGCGTCCGGCGCCCGCACGGCTCGCCCACGTCATGATCGAATTGCGCGAACGCCTGAGGATCATCGGGGGCGTCGACGGGACCAGCTTCGAGATGCCGCTGACCCAGGAGGAGATCGGCGAGGCGATGGGGATCACCGCCGTGCACGCCAACCGCGTGATCAGGCAGTTGCGCGAGGAGGGCATCGTCGAGCTACATCGCGGACGCGTCACGGTGCTCGACGAGCGGAGATTTTTGGAGCTCGCGGATTTCGACGGCCGCTATCTGCGCCAGTCGCCAACGCTTTAA
- a CDS encoding ParB-like protein, translating to MTTNAREPRVHPVPILSLRPTQMTVGMREVKEKRKRWREHGKKKQSELLGSHMIPVVFGPDARYYVIDHHHLGRALHDEGIKEVLVTVVGDLRMVDREAFWGVMDNKRWVYPYDAKGERRPFRDLPKSVVDLKDDPYRSLAGELRRMGGFAKDTTPFSEFLWADFLRRKLTRKAVDANFDKALEKALAAAKSKDAVYLPGWCGPASDD from the coding sequence ATGACCACCAACGCGCGTGAGCCGAGAGTGCACCCGGTGCCGATCCTGTCGCTCCGCCCGACGCAGATGACGGTCGGCATGCGCGAGGTCAAGGAGAAGCGCAAGCGCTGGCGCGAGCACGGTAAGAAGAAGCAGTCCGAGCTGCTCGGCAGCCACATGATCCCCGTCGTCTTCGGACCGGACGCGCGCTACTACGTGATCGACCATCATCATCTCGGCCGCGCGCTGCACGACGAGGGCATCAAGGAGGTGCTGGTCACCGTAGTCGGCGATCTCCGCATGGTCGATCGCGAGGCGTTCTGGGGCGTGATGGACAACAAGCGCTGGGTCTATCCCTACGACGCCAAGGGCGAGCGGCGTCCGTTCCGCGATCTGCCGAAATCGGTCGTCGATCTCAAGGATGATCCCTACCGCAGCCTCGCCGGCGAGCTCCGCCGTATGGGCGGCTTCGCCAAGGACACCACGCCGTTCTCCGAATTCCTCTGGGCCGACTTTCTGCGCCGCAAGCTGACGCGCAAGGCGGTCGATGCCAATTTCGACAAGGCGCTGGAGAAAGCGCTGGCCGCGGCCAAGAGCAAGGATGCGGTCTATCTGCCCGGCTGGTGCGGGCCGGCGTCGGATGACTAG
- a CDS encoding acyl carrier protein → MSSTFDQVATIIAETCDIPRDTITPDSHAIDDLGIDSLDFLDIAFAIDKQFGIKLPLEKWTQEVNDGKATTEQYFVLKNLCARIDELVAAKGASA, encoded by the coding sequence ATGTCCTCCACATTCGATCAGGTCGCTACGATCATCGCTGAAACCTGCGACATCCCGCGCGACACGATCACGCCGGATAGCCATGCCATCGATGACCTCGGCATCGACAGCCTCGATTTCCTGGACATCGCGTTCGCGATCGACAAGCAGTTCGGCATCAAGCTACCGCTGGAAAAGTGGACCCAGGAAGTCAACGACGGCAAGGCGACCACCGAGCAGTATTTCGTGCTGAAAAACCTGTGCGCGCGCATCGACGAACTGGTTGCCGCCAAGGGCGCGAGCGCCTAA
- a CDS encoding 3-hydroxyacyl-ACP dehydratase FabZ family protein has product MQLEYFQMIDRIVDLEVDAKKIVVEAQVPKESTVFEGHFPGYPLMPGVLLIESMAQASGFLLLGVLKFERMPILAAVKEAKVRGSVFPGDLMTLEASVAHEGSGYAMTEAKIRVGGKLRANSMLTFTLIPFPNSDMRGYMDAVAKRVGFPQQAVSP; this is encoded by the coding sequence ATGCAACTCGAATATTTCCAGATGATCGATCGCATCGTCGACCTCGAGGTCGACGCGAAAAAGATCGTTGTCGAGGCCCAGGTTCCCAAGGAGAGCACCGTCTTCGAAGGGCACTTCCCGGGCTATCCCTTGATGCCCGGCGTGCTCCTGATCGAATCGATGGCGCAGGCCTCGGGCTTTCTCCTGCTTGGCGTCTTGAAGTTCGAGCGCATGCCGATCCTGGCCGCCGTGAAGGAAGCCAAGGTACGCGGCTCGGTGTTTCCGGGCGACCTCATGACCCTCGAGGCGAGCGTGGCCCATGAGGGCTCGGGCTATGCCATGACCGAGGCCAAGATCCGGGTCGGCGGCAAGCTGCGCGCGAACTCGATGCTCACCTTCACGCTGATCCCCTTCCCCAATTCGGATATGCGCGGATACATGGATGCGGTCGCCAAGCGCGTCGGCTTTCCGCAACAGGCCGTATCGCCATGA
- a CDS encoding beta-ketoacyl-ACP synthase yields the protein MTDTASKSGQTEVWITGIGLATSLGEGLDANWNALQENRINVDEKGFAPFIVHPLLPVTFDSQIPKKGDQRQMEAWQRIGVYAAGLALESAGIKGNKDILSKIDMVVAAGGGERDLNVDTGVLTAEAKGANAPGFLNERLMSDLRPTLFLAQLSNLLAGNIAIVNGLGGTSRTFMGEEVAGADAARIALSRIASGESDIALVGGSHNGERKDLMVLYEFGDFNLKDKFAPVWARKDHSGFALGSAGAFLVLESKAHAEARGAKPFAKLSSVVTDLARRKQSGDMEATLEKLWAKLPKREGKGAIISGATGAEPATSEERGFLKGHTDFPVRATGTMFGHTMETQFPLGIALAALAISRGALFPPNDSTGTEIEMQGAPTQIVVVGAGHWRGEGMALVEAV from the coding sequence ATGACTGACACCGCTTCGAAATCCGGCCAGACGGAAGTCTGGATCACCGGCATTGGTCTTGCCACCTCGCTCGGCGAGGGGCTCGACGCCAACTGGAATGCGCTTCAGGAGAATCGCATCAATGTCGACGAAAAGGGCTTTGCGCCCTTCATCGTGCACCCGCTGCTGCCTGTTACCTTCGACAGCCAGATCCCGAAGAAGGGCGACCAGCGCCAGATGGAAGCCTGGCAGCGCATCGGCGTCTATGCCGCGGGCCTGGCGCTCGAGTCGGCCGGCATCAAGGGCAACAAGGACATCCTGTCGAAGATCGACATGGTGGTCGCCGCCGGCGGCGGCGAGCGCGATCTCAATGTCGACACCGGCGTACTCACCGCCGAAGCCAAGGGTGCCAACGCACCCGGCTTCCTCAACGAGCGGCTGATGAGCGATCTCAGGCCGACGCTATTCCTGGCCCAGCTCTCCAATCTGCTCGCCGGCAACATCGCCATCGTCAACGGTCTCGGCGGCACCTCGCGCACCTTCATGGGCGAAGAGGTCGCGGGCGCCGATGCCGCCCGCATCGCGCTGTCGCGCATCGCCTCGGGCGAGAGCGACATTGCGCTGGTCGGTGGCTCGCACAATGGCGAGCGCAAGGACCTGATGGTCCTCTACGAATTCGGCGACTTCAATCTGAAGGACAAGTTTGCCCCCGTGTGGGCGCGCAAGGACCATTCCGGCTTCGCGCTCGGCTCGGCCGGCGCCTTCCTGGTGCTGGAATCCAAGGCGCATGCGGAAGCGCGCGGCGCCAAACCGTTCGCAAAGCTGTCGAGCGTGGTGACCGATCTGGCCCGGCGCAAGCAGTCCGGCGACATGGAAGCGACGCTGGAGAAGCTGTGGGCCAAGCTGCCCAAGCGCGAGGGCAAGGGCGCGATCATCTCGGGCGCGACCGGCGCGGAGCCGGCGACGTCGGAGGAGCGCGGCTTCCTGAAGGGCCACACCGACTTCCCGGTGCGCGCGACCGGTACGATGTTCGGGCACACCATGGAAACGCAATTCCCGCTCGGCATTGCGCTCGCAGCTCTCGCGATCTCGCGCGGCGCGCTGTTCCCGCCGAACGATTCCACCGGGACCGAGATTGAAATGCAGGGCGCGCCCACCCAGATCGTGGTGGTGGGGGCCGGACACTGGCGCGGCGAAGGCATGGCGCTGGTGGAGGCAGTTTAG
- a CDS encoding beta-ketoacyl-ACP synthase: MTAPRDKLGRPVVVVTGMGITTSLGAGKADNWSKLVAGESGIRTITRFPVDGLKTTMAGTVDFVRVDPFSSTGLSERMAELVTQEALEQAGIGAKGDFPGPLFLAVAPVEVEWPQRRELGRAVGKPDFNYDDLLRISGGGKYSAYHHRFMFGSVAAHLAETFGTKGSPISLSTACASGATSIQLGVEAIRRGETDAALCVATDGTVNPEALVRFSLLSALSTQNDPPQAASRPFSKNRDGFVMAEGAGALVLESYEAATARGAKILGVIAGCGELTDSFHRTRSSPDGKPIIGCMNKTLADAGMTPDQIDHINAHGTATPENDKMEYNTTSAVFGDLVSKIPVTSNKSMVGHTISAAGAVEAIFSLLTLEHQRIPPTINYDNPDPTILFDVVGNKARDARVTAVMSNSFGFGGQNASLILTREPA, encoded by the coding sequence ATGACTGCACCACGCGACAAACTCGGGCGTCCCGTCGTCGTCGTCACCGGCATGGGCATCACGACCTCGCTCGGCGCCGGCAAGGCCGACAATTGGTCGAAACTCGTTGCGGGCGAATCCGGCATTCGCACCATCACGCGCTTTCCGGTCGATGGCCTGAAGACCACGATGGCCGGCACCGTCGATTTCGTCAGGGTCGATCCGTTCTCGTCCACCGGCCTCTCCGAACGCATGGCCGAGCTGGTCACCCAGGAAGCGCTGGAGCAGGCCGGCATCGGCGCCAAAGGTGATTTCCCGGGCCCGCTCTTCCTGGCGGTCGCGCCGGTCGAGGTCGAATGGCCGCAGCGCCGTGAGCTCGGCCGCGCCGTCGGCAAGCCCGACTTCAACTACGACGATCTCCTGCGTATCTCCGGCGGCGGCAAGTACAGCGCCTATCATCACCGCTTCATGTTCGGCTCGGTTGCGGCCCACCTCGCCGAGACCTTCGGCACCAAGGGCTCGCCGATCTCGCTGTCGACGGCCTGCGCGTCCGGAGCCACCTCGATCCAGCTCGGCGTCGAGGCGATCCGCCGCGGCGAGACCGATGCCGCGCTGTGCGTGGCCACCGACGGCACCGTAAATCCGGAAGCGCTGGTGCGCTTCTCGCTGCTCTCAGCGCTATCGACCCAGAACGATCCGCCGCAGGCGGCCTCCCGCCCCTTCTCCAAGAACCGCGACGGTTTTGTCATGGCCGAAGGCGCCGGCGCCCTCGTGCTCGAGAGCTACGAGGCGGCCACCGCGCGCGGCGCAAAAATTCTCGGCGTGATCGCCGGCTGCGGCGAGCTCACCGATTCCTTCCACCGCACCCGCTCGTCACCTGATGGGAAGCCGATCATCGGCTGCATGAACAAGACGCTGGCCGATGCCGGCATGACGCCGGACCAGATCGACCACATCAACGCCCACGGCACCGCGACGCCCGAAAACGACAAGATGGAGTACAACACGACATCGGCCGTGTTCGGCGATCTCGTCTCGAAGATCCCGGTCACCTCCAACAAGTCGATGGTCGGCCACACCATCTCGGCCGCAGGGGCCGTCGAGGCGATCTTCTCGCTGCTGACGCTCGAGCATCAGCGCATTCCGCCGACCATCAACTACGACAATCCGGATCCCACGATCCTGTTCGACGTGGTCGGCAACAAGGCGCGCGACGCCCGCGTCACCGCCGTGATGTCGAACTCGTTCGGCTTCGGCGGCCAGAACGCCTCGCTGATCCTGACCCGCGAACCGGCCTGA
- a CDS encoding lipid A biosynthesis lauroyl acyltransferase: protein MALLPASTKARAREAAKSIGGGLIGAATVGMLRTTRYFDPAKTSDFFARAVKLIGPRLREHRIGRANLTAAFPQKSPEEIETILMGVWDNLGRVGAEFAHMDHVWDYDRAHPENSRIELPARSIELFDQIRDDRKPALIFASHLANWELPALAAVAHGLDAAILYRRPNIASADRIIQEMRQVNMGTLIPAGRDAPLRLAQALKDGKHVAMLVDQYLTGGVEVTFFGRKTRANPMLARLLRQVECPIHGVRVIRKPGGRFAAELTEEVPPVRDADGKIDIQATTQAITSVVESWVREHPEQWLWLHRRWR from the coding sequence ATGGCGCTGCTTCCTGCGAGCACCAAGGCCCGCGCGCGGGAGGCCGCCAAATCGATCGGCGGCGGCCTGATCGGTGCGGCCACCGTCGGCATGCTGCGCACCACGCGCTATTTCGATCCGGCCAAGACCTCGGATTTCTTCGCGCGCGCCGTGAAGTTGATCGGCCCGCGCCTGCGCGAACATCGCATCGGCCGCGCCAACCTCACCGCGGCGTTCCCACAGAAGTCGCCGGAAGAGATCGAAACCATCCTGATGGGCGTGTGGGACAATCTGGGCCGTGTCGGCGCCGAATTCGCCCATATGGACCACGTCTGGGATTACGACCGCGCGCATCCCGAGAACAGCCGGATCGAACTCCCGGCACGCAGCATCGAGCTGTTCGACCAGATCCGCGACGACCGCAAGCCGGCACTGATCTTCGCCTCGCATCTCGCCAATTGGGAATTGCCGGCGCTCGCCGCCGTCGCCCATGGGCTCGATGCCGCGATCCTCTACCGCCGGCCCAACATTGCCTCGGCCGACCGCATCATCCAGGAGATGCGCCAGGTCAACATGGGCACGCTGATCCCGGCGGGGCGCGACGCGCCGCTGCGGCTCGCGCAGGCGCTGAAGGACGGCAAGCACGTCGCCATGCTGGTCGACCAGTATCTCACCGGCGGCGTCGAAGTCACCTTCTTCGGCCGCAAGACCCGCGCCAATCCGATGCTGGCCCGCCTGCTCCGCCAGGTCGAATGCCCGATCCACGGCGTCCGCGTCATCCGCAAGCCCGGCGGCCGCTTCGCCGCCGAGCTCACCGAGGAGGTCCCGCCGGTACGCGATGCCGACGGCAAGATCGACATCCAGGCCACGACGCAGGCGATCACCAGCGTGGTGGAGAGCTGGGTACGCGAACATCCGGAGCAGTGGCTGTGGCTGCATCGCAGGTGGCGGTAG